A genomic region of Haliotis asinina isolate JCU_RB_2024 chromosome 1, JCU_Hal_asi_v2, whole genome shotgun sequence contains the following coding sequences:
- the LOC137258729 gene encoding mucin-2-like, whose product MKKAEHRSKRAALAGPAAEKSVTKQTLLGNQVSLDAPRTSNGTTVTKQTLSGNQRSLDVPPTSTGKTVTKQTLSGNQGSLEVPPTSTGKTVTKQTLSGIQGPREVPSTSTGKNVTKQTLSGNKGSLEVPPTSTGKTVTKQTLSGNQGSLDVPPTSTGKTVTKQTLSGNKGSLDVPPTSTGKTVTKQTLSGNQRSLDVPPTSTGKTVTKQTLSGNQGSLEVPPTSTGKTVTKQTLSGNQGPREVPSTSTGKNVTKQTLSGNQGSLDVPPTSTGKTVTKQTLSGNQGSLEVPPASTGKTVTKQTLSGNQGPREVPSTSTGKNVPKQTLSGNQGSLEVPPTSTGKTVANQTLSGNQGSLDVPPTSTGKTVTKQTLSGNQGSLEVPPTSTGKTVTKQTLSGNQGSLDVPPTSTGKTVTKQTLSGNQGPLEVPSTSTGKTVTKQTLSGNQGPLEVPPTSTGKTVTKQTLSGNQGSLDVPPTSTGKTVTKQTLSGNKGPLEVPSTSKGKTVTKQTLSGNQGSLEVPPTSIGNNVTKMTLPRNQGSIQVLPTFITGNTSSNHTASTSQNVSVQGLQQIHSTSTRQTPTGIVQTLNTGTLRGPLHGLAAQALDFKQTSIPSSTFTPVQQLTAGALPAVASRGNTNDNALSLDSNQTLNSYSVLPQLTSIISLLRRMLTTDANSTVVTPSGKLSIKYPTTPSSNQSASSNSVSIAVSSSDQTLTPVSMTSYVNTTPSTQTHSNPINSSTPVQHIKVPSGSTSSNQTSRSSAVATKQMSTNEIILEIPTLSNSSSVTSPTIQIPTSSTGKQSQVQPLLQRIADNPAITNMQTFVESSSISSPAMITKRQAPLDKLITSRHISPATTEVLVDNKPQSSKTSTQSFAVNQQPLDVQSKSSGTSLQKNIHLDPLLQPTTSLPVKKVLPQTVQANHLIDLGSQASSEAVNKETTSSSIKKLAHATNTPARTEIVELGSASASSSSVISGNIAQPIIVSDHAATGQMPGSDLQLTNSVPANILDMNSGNSQSGSPQSVPVTSPGDVLVIQDATINNNAQAAGVVVNSREAPSVQLGSSQTSGNNNFNSVPNPGQSGSVLLVQDATINSNIQTAGEVVNSREVTVPQPGPILNRVHLGSAQSVSTQTSGPNGLNSQNAFGRGHVPDNTGQSIQVLDGPTSSIATGIQVPSEIGIGPPLSPVTIGSSASKTVGQDGIPVGDAQILDMPGPVDQAQIDPLVEPFVVSGQPASAVRDMTIDTTVSVQNQEAIKFAPFNEQGLFDFSSRAGKRWSLHGKLKPSSNPVKNTGYSEAYSYESGSFPMSFHGESPNAALEILDSSPRTYQSDFNMQLPATDNFKDSAQMQPSPGKTQIQTFGDLRLPSQSPTTFLMPEDKQFGHQGMLYGQESAVPFHGSDLQGEGPSRIPFPSEEGLSGLSYGEGMQQLSEMLSAPIPQKRTGMFHQRNTNAIDKHFRVPTTNQRISQRKSRMNLPLRNSIGIALDTPRKSPHPADAEFRQQPQKHSQMQQRTSFRLNTHRKSVQPIDASFRSQPQKQGQMEQRASMRLNTPRTSVQPLHSSLILQPREQSQMQQRESYKLNKPTKSVQHIDAVFRQKQSLLQHRPSMRAPSTIKSHGQKPNQQRSLNNVFSSRRTNYIPRTKSVVLNSPRPGKPTWNVKRPKPASRNGQSLTAARLRQNRQVLTKGSYPFRARLNRRAKLVQNTYRTTRLPSRSPLPGSRVQNLPKVLKRRSRFQNKTNPVHINLIINQQNRIMSNLVANSHESKNKKGKLKSQSHSFQIANKNTQVWDSRKPHTTLVQRRSFSPIQQRRQSLANTHRGPSQLRRASNGHIRRTESNIKQRQVQRQW is encoded by the exons ATGAAGAAAGCAGAACATCGCTCAAAGCGTGCCGCACTAGCAGGGCCAG CTGCTGAGAAATCAGTGACAAAGCAGACTCTACTAGGAAACCAAGTATCGCTTGATGCTCCACGTACCTCTAATGGAACAACGGTAACAAAGCAGACTCTATCTGGAAACCAAAGATCACTTGATGTTCCACCGACCTCTACAGGAAAAACCGTAACAAAGCAGACTCTATCTGGAAACCAAGGATCACTTGAAGTTCCACCAACCTCTACAGGAAAAACCGTAACAAAGCAGACTCTATCTGGAATCCAAGGACCACGTGAAGTTCCATCGACTTCTACAGGAAAAAACGTAACAAAGCAGACTCTATCTGGAAACAAAGGATCACTTGAAGTTCCACCAACCTCTACAGGAAAAACGGTAACAAAGCAGACTCTATCTGGAAACCAAGGATCACTTGATGTTCCACCAACCTCTACAGGAAAAACCGTAACAAAGCAGACTCTATCTGGAAACAAAGGATCACTTGATGTTCCACCAACCTCTACAGGAAAAACCGTAACAAAGCAGACTCTATCTGGAAACCAAAGATCACTTGATGTTCCACCGACCTCTACAGGAAAAACCGTAACAAAGCAGACTCTATCTGGAAACCAAGGATCACTTGAAGTTCCACCAACCTCTACAGGAAAAACCGTAACAAAGCAGACTCTATCTGGAAACCAAGGACCACGTGAAGTTCCATCGACTTCTACAGGAAAAAACGTAACAAAGCAGACTCTATCTGGAAACCAAGGATCACTTGATGTTCCACCAACCTCTACAGGAAAAACGGTAACAAAGCAGACTCTATCTGGAAACCAAGGATCACTTGAAGTTCCACCAGCCTCTACAGGAAAAACCGTAACAAAGCAGACTCTATCTGGAAACCAAGGACCACGTGAAGTTCCATCGACTTCTACAGGAAAAAACGTACCAAAGCAGACTCTATCTGGAAACCAAGGATCACTTGAAGTTCCACCAACCTCTACAGGAAAAACCGTAGCAAATCAGACTCTATCTGGAAACCAAGGATCACTTGATGTTCCACCAACCTCTACAGGAAAAACGGTAACAAAGCAGACTCTATCTGGAAACCAAGGATCACTTGAAGTTCCACCAACCTCTACAGGAAAAACCGTAACAAAGCAGACTCTATCTGGAAACCAAGGATCACTTGATGTTCCACCAACCTCTACAGGAAAAACCGTAACAAAGCAGACTCTATCTGGAAACCAAGGACCACTTGAAGTTCCATCGACCTCTACAGGAAAAACCGTAACAAAGCAGACTCTATCTGGAAACCAAGGACCACTTGAAGTTCCACCAACCTCTACAGGAAAAACGGTAACAAAGCAGACTCTATCTGGAAACCAAGGATCACTTGATGTTCCACCAACCTCTACAGGAAAAACGGTAACAAAGCAGACTCTATCTGGAAACAAAGGACCACTTGAAGTTCCATCGACTTCCAAAGGAAAAACGGTAACAAAGCAGACTCTATCTGGAAACCAAGGATCACTTGAAGTTCCACCGACCTCTATAGGAAACAATGTAACGAAAATGACTCTGCCCAGAAACCAAGGATCAATTCAGGTTCTCCCAACTTTTATTACTGGAAACACATCATCTAACCATACGGCATCCACAAGCCAAAATGTATCTGTTCAAGGATTGCAGCAAATCCACAGTACCTCTACAAGGCAAACACCAACTGGTATTGTACAAACACTTAACACAGGAACGCTAAGGGGTCCTCTACATGGTTTGGCTGCACAAGCACtagattttaaacaaacaagcattcCCTCTTCTACCTTTACCCCTGTGCAGCAGTTAACAGCAGGTGCCCTGCCGGCGGTTGCATCACGAGGAAATACCAACGATAACGCTTTGTCACTCGATTCCAATCAAACTCTTAATTCATATTCAGTTTTACCACAGTTGACATCTATAATCTCCCTTCTTAGAAGAATGCTGACAACTGATGCGAATTCCACTGTTGTTACACCTTCTGGAAAACTATCTATTAAATATCCTACAACACCTAGTTCAAACCAGTCTGCTTCCTCAAACAGCGTGTCCATTGCTGTGTCCTCTTCTGATCAAACACTTACACCTGTCAGCATGACATCATATGTAAACACGACACCATCTACACAAACGCATTCCAATCCCATCAATTCTTCCACTCCAGTTCAACATATAAAAGTGCCTTCAGGAAGTACTTCCTCAAATCAGACTTCCAGAAGCTCTGCTGTTGCTACTAAACAAATGTCTACAAATGAAATCATTTTAGAAATCCCAACTCTCAGCAATTCGTCAAGTGTCACCTCCCCTACAATACAAATACCCACAAGTTCTACAGGAAAGCAGTCACAAGTGCAACCATTACTTCAACGTATTGCTGATAACCCAGCTATCACTAACATGCAGACTTTTGTTGAAAGTTCATCGATTTCTTCTCCTGCGATGATCACTAAGAGGCAAGCACCCCTTGATAAGCTGATAACAAGTAGGCATATTAGCCCAGCTACAACAGAAGTCCTTGTTGATAACAAACCTCAAAGCAGTAAAACATCTACCCAATCATTTGCTGTTAATCAACAGCCACTTGACGTCCAATCAAAGTCCTCTGGGACGTCACTGCAAAAGAATATCCACCTTGACCCATTACTACAGCCAACCACATCACTTCCAGTAAAAAAGGTACTCCCACAGACAGTTCAGGCCAATCATTTAATTGATTTGGGGTCCCAAGCGTCTTCAGAGGCTGTCAATAAAGAAACTACATCGTCATCCATAAAGAAACTGGCCCATGCCACAAACACACCAGCAAGGACTGAAATAGTAGAGTTAGGTTCCGCTTCAGCTTCCTCTTCATCAGTTATTTCAGGCAACATTGCACAGCCCATAATAGTGTCTGACCATGCAGCTACTGGACAGATGCCAGGGTCCGATTTACAACTGACAAATAGTGTCCCTGCAAATATTCTTGACATGAATAGTGGTAATTCGCAATCAGGAAGTCCACAATCGGTACCAGTTACAAGTCCAGGAGATGTCCTTGTAATTCAAGATGCAACTATTAATAATAATGCTCAAGCAGCGGGTGTGGTTGTAAATTCTCGTGAAGCCCCCAGTGTACAACTGGGATCTTCTCAAACATCCGGTAATAATAACTTCAATTCAGTTCCAAACCCAGGGCAGTCTGGAAGTGTCCTTCTCGTTCAAGATGCAACAATCAACAGTAATATACAAACAGCCGGTGAAGTTGTTAATTCTCGTGAGGTCACGGTTCCTCAACCAGGTCCTATTCTCAACCGTGTTCATTTGGGGAGTGCCCAATCCGTATCGACGCAAACATCTGGCCCTAATGGGTTAAATTCCCAAAATGCTTTTGGAAGAGGTCATGTTCCTGACAATACAGGACAATCGATACAAGTGCTTGATGGCCCCACATCTAGCATCGCCACAGGCATTCAGGTCCCAAGTGAAATTGGTATCGGTCCTCCTCTGTCACCTGTGACAATTGGATCATCAGCTTCTAAAACTGTGGGTCAAGATGGAATACCTGTTGGTGATGCACAAATCCTAGATATGCCTGGTCCAGTCGATCAGGCACAAATAGATCCGCTTGTTGAGCCTTTTGTTGTTAGTGGCCAACCTGCATCAGCTGTAAGAGATATGACCATTGACACGACAGTCTCTGTTCAAAACCAAGAAGCCATTAAATTTGCGCCCTTCAACGAACAAGGGCTTTTTGATTTCTCTTCAAGGGCTGGAAAACGATGGTCTCTCCACGGCAAACTGAAACCATCATCAAACCCTGTTAAGAATACCGGGTATTCCGAAGCATACAGTTATGAAAGTGGAAGTTTCCCAATGTCTTTTCATGGAGAAAGCCCTAATGCAGCTCTGGAGATTCTAGACTCAAGCCCCCGTACCTATCAGTCAGACTTCAATATGCAACTTCCTGCAACAGATAACTTTAAAGACTCGGCACAAATGCAACCAAGTCCGGGGAAAACGCAAATACAAACATTCGGAGATCTCAGACTGCCCAGTCAGTCACCGACCACATTTCTGATGCCAGAGGATAAACAATTTGGACACCAAGGCATGTTATATGGGCAAGAGTCTGCCGTTCCATTCCATGGTTCAGACCTTCAAGGTGAAGGACCATCAAGGATTCCTTTCCCATCAGAAGAGGGTTTGAGTGGTCTGTCCTATGGAGAGGGAATGCAACAACTCAGTGAAATGCTCAGCGCTCCCATTCCACAAAAACGTACGGGCATGTTTCATCAACGCAACACCAATGCCATAGACAAGCACTTCAGGGTGCCAACGACAAATCAAAGAATATCACAAAGGAAATCCAGAATGAATTTGCCACTGAGAAATAGCATTGGGATTGCATTAGATACACCTAGGAAATCTCCCCATCCTGCTGATGCTGAATTTAGACAGCAACCACAAAAACACAGTCAAATGCAACAACGAACCTCATTTAGATTAAATACACATAGAAAATCTGTTCAACCTATTGATGCTTCGTTCAGGTCGCAACCGCAAAAACAAGGTCAAATGGAACAACGAGCCTCAATGAGATTGAATACACCCAGAACATCTGTTCAGCCTCTTCATTCTTCGCTCATACTGCAACCCCGAGAACAAAGCCAAATGCAGCAAAGAGAGTCATATAAGTTAAATAAACCTACAAAGTCTGTTCAGCATATTGATGCTGTGTTTAGACAGAAACAAAGCCTGTTGCAGCATAGACCATCAATGAGGGCACCTAGTACCATCAAATCACATGGACAGAAGCCAAATCAACAAAGGTCATTGAATAACGTGTTCAGTTCAAGACGTACAAATTACATTCCACGGACTAAATCCGTGGTTTTAAACTCACCTAGACCAGGAAAACCAACATGGAACGTGAAACGACCAAAACCCGCATCTCGTAACGGGCAAAGTCTCACAGCAGCTCGTCTAAGACAGAATCGCCAGGTACTCACCAAAGGCAGTTATCCTTTCCGTGCTCGCCTGAACAGACGCGCCAAACTCGTTCAAAATACCTATAGAACAACACGCTTACCCTCAAGATCTCCACTTCCGGGTTCAAGAGTTCAAAACCTGCCAAAGGTGTTGAAACGAAGGTCAcggtttcaaaacaaaacaaatcctgTGCACATCAACCTAATTATCAATCAGCAGAACCGTATCATGAGCAATCTAGTGGCAAACAGCCATGAGTCCAAAAACAAGAAAGGCAAGCTCAAATCTCAATCCCACAGTTTTCAGATAGCAAACAAGAACACCCAAGTATGGGATTCGCGAAAACCACATACAACACTGGTGCAAAGGCGGTCTTTTAGTCCTATTCAACAAAGAAGACAAAGTCTGGCAAACACTCATCGTGGTCCCAGTCAACTCCGTCGTGCATCAAATGGACATATTCGACGAACAGAGTCTAACATAAAACAAAGACAAGTGCAGAGGCAGTGGTAA